The window CTTAAGCCCGCCCAGGAAGCGAACAAGCGGCTGGACTTTAACCGCAACATCTTGATGGCTGCTGGCATGTACGACAGCAGTAAGAGCGTTGAATCGCAGTTTTCCTCTATCGAAGTAAAAATGGTCGACCTTAATACAGGTAAGTTCACCAGTGAGATAGACGCGGCAACATTCGATCAGCGCAAAGCGGCAAAGGATCCTAAGCTTTCCAGCGAGCTTTCGCCGGAAGAAGACGTTGCTAACCTATCCCGACGTGAAAACTTCGCCAAAGTTTATTTGGTAAAAGGTGGCGACAAGGGTTTCAGTACCGTGATATTACCGATCTCCGGTTACGGTTTGTGGGGCACTTTGTACGGTTTTCTGGCTGTTGAAAGCGATGGCAATACAATCGTGGGCTTAGGTTATTACGACCATAAAGAAACTCCGGGGCTGGGTGCGGAAGTGGATAACCCACGCTGGAAGGCATTGTGGGAAGGCAAGAAAATCTACGATGAAGACGGTGACGTCGCTATTTCTGTGATTAAAGGTAGTGTTGGTCCCAACACCGATGATGCTGAGCACAAAGTTGATGGCTTATCTGGCGCAACTCTGACCAGTGTGGGTGTTGACCACATGATGAAATTCTGGCTGGGGAGCGATGGTTACGGTCCCTTCCTGAAAAACCTGAAAGCAGGGGAGGCCTAATCCATGAAAGTAAAAGAACTTTTATTCAAGCCGATTCTGGACAACAACCCAATCGGTTTACAAATCCTCGGAATCTGTTCTGCGCTGGCGGTAACCAGCAGCATGAAGGTGACCTTGGTTATGTGTATTGCTTTAACCGCGGTGACAACTTGTTCCAACTTTTTTGTGTCGCTGATTCGCAAGCAGATCCCTAACAATATTCGGATTATTGCGCAAATGACGGTTATCGCGTCGTTGGTCATTCTGGTTGATCAAATCCTGAAAGCTGTGGCTTACGACATAAGTAAGCAGCTCTCAGTGTTCGTGGGGTTGATCATCACTAACTGTATCGTAATGGGGCGTGCAGAAGCGTTCGCCATGAAAAACCCGCCACTTGCCAGTGCGTTGGATGGGTTTGGTAACGGCCTGGGCTACAGTGCGATGTTGATTGCCCTGGCGATTGTTCGCGAGCTGTTTGGTTCCGGCTCGCTGCTGGGAATCGACATTCTGCAAACCGTTAACAACGGTGGCTGGTATGTTCCTAACGGCTTGCTGTTATTGCCGCCGAGCGCATTCTTCCTTATCGGCTTGTACATCTGGGCGATCCGCTCGTACAAGAAGGAACAGGTTGAAAAGCCCGATTTCAAAATCGCACCTAATACCAAAGCGCGGGAGGCTGTGTAATGGCTGATTTGATCGCATTATTTGTCCGCTCCGTATTTATTGAAAATATGGCGCTGGCGTTCTTCCTCGGTATGTGTACCTTCCTCGCAGTGTCGAAGAAGGTGGACGCCGCGATTGGTTTGGGCGTGGCGGTTGTCGTGGTTCAAACGGTTACCGTTCCCGTCAATAACCTGCTGTACACCTACTTTCTTGCTGATGGAGCGCTAGCCTGGGCTGGGTTGCCTAATGTTGACCTGAGCTTCCTGGGCTTGATCACCTATATCGGTGTGATTGCTGCGCTGGTGCAGATCATGGAAATGTTCTTGGATCGTTATGTGCCTGCGCTCTATAACGCTCTTGGAGTTTTTCTGCCACTGATCACCGTGAACTGCGCGATCATGGGCGGCTCCTTGTTCATGGTCGAACGTGACTACAACTTTGCAGAGAGCGTTGTGTTTGGTACTGGCTCCGGTTTCGGTTGGGCGCTTGCGATCACCGCGCTGGCGGGTATCCGTGAGAAGATGAAATACAGTGACGTACCTGAAGGTCTGCAGGGCCTGGGTATAACTTTTATCGTTGTTGGCTTGATGTCGTTGGGCTTCATGTCATTCGGCGGCATTTCACTGTAAGCGGCGAGGACGAATCAGAACATGAATATTGAAATTATCCTTGGTGTGGTCATGTTCACTGTTGTGGTGCTTGCGCTGGTGGGGATCATCCTCAGCGCTCGCGCCAAACTGGTGGCTAGTGGCGACGTCAACATTCTCATTAATGGCGAAAAAACCATTACAACACCCGCTGGTGGAAAACTGCTGCAAACACTTGCGGCAAATAATATTTTCCTTGCGTCGGCTTGTGGTGGTGGTGGTACCTGTGCCCAATGTAAATGTAAAGTTTTCGAGGGTGGCGGTTCCATGCTACCTACCGAAGAATCGCACTTTACTCGTCGCGATGAACGCGATGGCTGGCGTTTGAGCTGTCAGGTTGCGGTTAAGCAAGACATGAAAATTGAAGTGGACGAAGAGGTATTTGGTGTTAAACAGTGGGAATGCACTGTGGAATCCAATCCGAACGTTGCAACATTCATTAAAGAACTAACCTTGCGTCTGCCTGAGGGCGAAAATGTAGATTTCCGTGCTGGCGGTTACGTTCAGTTGGAGTGCCCGCCTCACCACGTTAAGTTCTCCGATTTTGAAATCGATGAAGAGTACCGTGGCGACTGGGAACACTTCGGTTTCTTCAAGCTGGAGTCCAAGGTGAATGAGCCGGTAATTCGCGCGTATTCGATGGCGAACTACCCAGAGGAAAAGGGCGTCGTTAAGTTCAATATCCGTATTGCGACACCTCCTCCCCGTACTCAGGGTTTGCCACCGGGTAAAATGTCGTCCTACGTTTTTGGTCTGAAACCGGGTGATAAGATCACTGTTTATGGGCCCTTCGGTGAGTTCTTTGCGAAAGACACCAATAACGAAATGGTATTTATCGGTGGTGGTGCCGGTATGGCGCCAATGCGTTCGCATATTTTCGATCAGCTTCGTCGTTTAAAAACAGACCGAAAAATGTCGTTCTGGTACGGCGCGCGTTCTCTGCGAGAGATGTTTTACGCAGAAGAGTACGATCAGCTTGCGTCGGAAAACGAAAACTTTGTATGGCACGTAGCTTTGTCTGATCCGCAACCGGAAGATAACTGGGAAGGGTATACAGGCTTTATTCACAACGTGTTGTATGAGAACTATCTGAAAGATCACCCTGCTCCGGAAGATTGTGAGTTCTACATGTGTGGACCTCCCATGATGAACGCAGCGGTTATTAAGATGTTGAAAGATCTCGGTGTGGAAGACGAAAATATTCTGTTAGATGACTTCGGAGGCTAACTACCGCCGTATGAATTTGGTATTACGTTTTATATCCAAATCGAGCGAAGCGAGGCCAGTATTACTGGCCTCGCTTTGTTTTTTTGTGCTTGTTGCATGCAGCAAAACGCCGGATCAGCGGGTACTGCGCCTCGAAGGGCGCACAATGGGTACGACCTACCATATCACTGCTGTGGCTGACCCATCTGTCACGATCGCAGAACCTGCGTTGCAAATGGAAATAGACAAGGATCTCGAAAACTTCAATCAGGTGATGTCCACCTATATTTCCGATTCAGAACTCTCGATGCTCAACCAGGAGCCAGTCGGCACCGCGATGGTAGTCTCGCAAAAGCTGTTCGACATACTGACCCTCAGTCGCAAGATTAGCGTCTTTACAGAGGGTGCGTTTGATATTACCGTCGGGCCCCTTGTGAATTTATGGGGCTTTGGGCCGGACGAAATGGAAGAAAAGGCACCTGACGCAGCTAAAATTGCATCGGCCTTGGCAACCGTGGGCTATGAGCACGTACAGTTGGACGCTGCCCACCGACAGGTAACACGGCTGGCTGACGTCTATGTAGACCTCTCCGCTATAGCTAAAGGTTACGGAGCTGACGAGGTTGCTGAACTATTGCACAGTCATGGTATCGAAAATTATATGGTGGAGGTTGGCGGCGAGCTGGTGTTGGCTGGCAATAACCCTGCTGGAAAACCCTGGCGAATCGGTATAGAGCAGCCTACGCTAGCTAAGACAGGCGTGAGTCAGGCCATTGCAATCGGCAAGGGCGGCATTGCAACCTCTGGTGACTATCGCAATTATTTTGAAGTAAATGGGCAGCGGTTTTCACACACTATCGATCCGGCGACTGGCCGGCCGATCACTCACGCGCTTGCCTCTATTACTATTGTTGCACCTACGTCTGGTGAAGCGGACGCTCTGGCAACAGCGATAAACGTCATGGGGCCGGAAAAGGGCTATGCGTTCGCTGTTAAGCATGGCTTGCCAGCCTATTTTATTATTCGTCATGGCGATGGCTTTGTGAGCAAGTCAACGCCAGAATTCGAGCAGTACAAGGTGAAGTTATGATTGTTTATTTTCTTGCGTTTGCAGTACTGGTGCTGGTAGTAACCGGCATGTCTGTTGGTGTAATTTTTAGTAATAAGCCCATCAAAGGTTCATGTGGTGGCTTGGGCGCAGTCGGCATAGATGGCGAGTGCGAAATTTGTGGTGGCGATATTCAAAAGTGTGAGGAAGAACAGGAGCGGCAGGCGAAAGAGTCGGCTCCCGCACCCGCAGCGATGTTTTACGATGCGGACAAAAAATAAACTATGTCAGATTTTGAATACGATCTTTTAGTCATTGGCGCTGGTCCTGCCGGGGAGTCGGCAGCGATGGCAGGCGTAAAAAATGGTTTGCGTGTGGGTGTAGTCGAGGCGCACAACATGCTTGGTGGAAACTGCGCTCACCGAGGCACTATTCCGTCCAAAGCGTTGCGAAATGCCGTGAAGCAGGCGATAGCCTACCACTCGCACCCGTTGTTTCGGCACATTCACGACAGCCAGCCTTTGACCTACCCACGGATACTTGAGGCTGCATCGCAAGTCATTCCAAAGCAAGTGGAGCTGCATACCGAATATTTCACTCGCAACCGAATTCGTGTGCACGAGGGCGTTGCCAGCTTTCTCGCAAAAGACAAAGTGGAAGTGATCGATTCTCAGGGTGCGAGAGACGTAGTCGCCGCGAAGGATATTTTAATTGCTACGGGGTCACGTCCTTATCGACCTACGGATATCGACTTTGATCATCCACGGGTTTATGACAGCGACACCATTTTGGAGATGAAGCACACCCCGCGTACGCTGATTGTATTTGGAGCCGGCGTTATTGGGTGCGAATACGCTTCAATATTTAGTGGCCTGGGCTTAAAGGTAGACCTTATTAATGGCCGCGAGCGATTGCTGAGTTTTCTCGATGACGAAATTTCCGATGCGTTGAGCTACCACTTGCGCAATAACGGCGTTATGGTCAGACACAGCGAGTCGCATGATCGTTTGGAATGCGACGATCATGGCGTGACACTGTATCTGAAGTCCGGTAAGCGTATACGTGCGGATGCGTTGCTCTGGTGCAACGGTCGCACCGGTAACACCGATTCACTGAATTTGGAAAAAATTGGATTGGCGGCGAATCACCGTGGCCAGATTAAAGTGGATAAGGCCTACCGCACTGAAATTGAGAATATTTATGCGGCAGGCGATGTCATAGGTTGGCCCAGTCTGGCGAGCGCGTCCTTCGACCAAGGGCGATCTGTGGTTGCGGCAATTCAAAACAGGGAAGTGCGATTCGTCGAAAACGCTCCGACTGGAATTTATACCATTCCAGAAATCAGTTCAGTGGGGCGCACAGAGTCGGAGCTGACCGCGGCACAAATACCTTATGAAGTGGGACGGGCATTTTTTAAAGATACAGCGCGAGCACAGATCAGTGGGGAAGATGTGGGGATGCTGAAAATCCTGTTTCATGTGGATACGCACGAAATTCTGGGTATCCATTGTTTTGGCGCGGAAGCTTCTGAAATTGTTCACATTGGTCAAGCAATCATGCAGCAGCCGGGCGAGGCGAACAATATCAGCTATTTCGCCACCAGTACGTTTAACTACCCGACTATGGCAGAAGCCTACAGAGTTGCTGCGCTCAACGGCTTGAATCGCGTTAACCGTCGTTAACGGTTACAAGACCAGCACAGTTATTTTGTGGTGAAGTCTCTGTGAACATCGAGCGGGAATCGGTCCCCGGCTAAATACCGCTCGATGTCGCGCATCACCATTGGGCTTCTCAGGAGCTCTTCTTTAGTGAGCAAATCCTCCTTGCTGAGCCAAAGAGCACACTCAATATCGGAATCAAGGGGCGATTGCTCGCGAAATGCGAACGGCTCAGCTATATAACTCACGCGAAAGTAAGTTATTCCATTTTGCGGCGCTTTGTACAGGCTTGTACCCAGCAGGTGTGTCACTTTCACTTCCCACTGAGTTTCCTCCAGCGTTTCTCGCTCAGCTGCGGCGATTAGCGTCTCATTTTCCTCCAGGTGCCCAGCGGGCTGGTTGATTACCGTTTTGCCCGCGGAGCTTTCCTGCACCATAAGGAATTTGCCGCCCTTCTCAACGACGGTTGCGACGGTGACGTGTGCGTGCCATACCATGCGGTTTTTTCCTCTCAGATTGAGGTAAATGAACTTCGTCCCAGCGGTGTTCGCCCGGTTGCAGTCCGGCTAATTGCCAAGAGCCAATGGCATAGCGGATCAGCCTCAGGGTGGGATGTCCAACTGCCGCGGTCATGCGGCGAACTTGCCGGTTACGTCCTTCGCTGATTTTAAGTTCGAGCCAGGATGTGGGGATTTGAGCGCGATGGCGCACCGGGGGAGTTCGCTCCCAAAGGGTCGGCGTTTCAAGCAGTTTTACTTGTGCGGGGTGAGTTCTGCCATCTTTTAGGTCTACACCACCACGCAATTGCGCCAGTGCTTCGCTGTCCGGCTCGCCTTCAACCTGTACCCAATAGGTTTTAGCAAGCTTCATTTTCGGCTCGCTTATCCGGTGTTGCAGGCTCCCTTCATCGGTGAGCAATAGCAGGCCTTCGGAGTCGTAATCGAGCCGGCCGGCGGGATAGAACCCCTCAACAGCAGCGGCGTCGGTGAACAGCTGCCGCAGTGTGGCCCGGTTCTCACTATCGGTGAACTGGCTCAACATGTTGTAGGGCTTATTTACGAGAATAATTCTCGCCATTGTATGGAGGCCTTCGGTGGTTGCTTACTAAGCGGTGTAAACCTTGCTATAATCGGCGCCCATTTTACGGCGTATTCCCGTCAAATTCCTACTCTAAACCGAATGTTCGGCTTCATTGTCGGCGTTCTGTCGCTATACAAATTACAAGGGTCTTGAGCATGTCGAGTGATAAACCTGCGATTATTTACACTGAAACGGACGAAGCACCAGCGCTGGCAACCTATTCGTTGTTGCCCATTGTGCAAGCTTTCGCAAAAGCGGCTGGCATCTCTGTCGAGACTAAAGACATCTCGCTCTCCGGCCGCGTTATCGCGAACTTCTCAGATTACCTGACCGCAGATCAGCAGCAAGAAGATGCGCTCGCGCTGCTCGGTGAGCTGGCGACCAAGCCAGAGGCCAATATCATCAAATTGCCGAACATCAGTGCCTCTGTGCCGCAGCTGCAGGCTACGATCAAAGAGTTGCAGGCGAAAGGCTACAAGCTGCCGGATTATCCTGCTGATCCCTCTACCGAGGAAGAAAAGTCCGTAAAAGCGCGGTACGACAAAATCAAAGGCAGTGCAGTTAACCCTGTTTTGCGTGAAGGTAACTCCGACCGTCGCGCGCCAGCTTCTGTAAAGCAATATGCGCGTAAGAACCCCCACTCTATGGGCGCCTGGGAAAGCAGCTCCAAATCACACGTATCGGCAATGACTGATGGTGATTTTTACGGTAGCGAACAGTCGGTGACCGTCGATAGCGCGACTACCGTCAGTATCCAATTAGTAACCGACGCGGGTGAAACCCTGGTGCTCAAAGACTCGTTGCCCTTGCAGGCGAGTGAGATTATCGATTCTTCAGTACTGAGCAAAACGGCACTTACTGCATTCCTGGCTGAGCAAATCGAAGACGCAAAAGCGCAAGACGTGCTTTTCTCTCTGCACATGAAAGCAACGATGATGAAAGTTTCAGACCCAATCATCTTTGGTCACGCGGTGAAAGTGTTCTACAACAGCGTGTTTGATAAACATGCTGCAACTTTTGCTGAACTGGGCGTTGATGCAAACAACGGTGTTGGTGACGTATACGCCAAAATTGCGGCCCTGCCAGACGATAAGCGAGCGGAAATCGAAGCCGATTTCGCCGCGCTCTATGCCGAGCGTCCTCCTTTGGCAATGGTCAACTCCGACAAGGGTATTACCAACCTGCACGTACCAAGCGATATTATTATCGATGCCTCAATGCCTGCGATGATTCGCGCATCCGGTCAAATGTGGGGGCCGGATGGTAAGCAGAAGGATACCAAGGCGGTGATTCCTGATCGCTGCTACGCGGGTGTTTACCAAACGACTATCGAATTTTGTAAACAGCACGGTGCTTTCGACCCTACGACAATGGGCACGGTACCTAATGTTGGTTTGATGGCGCAAAAAGCAGAAGAGTACGGCTCGCACGACAAGACTTTCGAAATTTCTGCCGCGGGCAAGGTTCAGGTCGTCGACGCTGACGGGACGGTGTTGATGGAACACAGCGTAGAGCCCGGAGATATCTTCCGTGCCTGTCAGGTGAAGGATGCGCCGGTGCAGGATTGGGTGAAGCTCGCGGTTACCCGTGCACGTCTGTCCGCAACTCCTGCGGTATTCTGGCTGGACGAAGCCCGAGCTCACGATGCCCAGTTGATCGAGAAGGTGAAAACTTATCTTCAAGACCACGACACCGACGGCTTGGACATCCGCATTCTTGCTCCAGTAGAGGCGACTCAGTTTTCATTGGAGCGTATGAAGAACGGCGAAGACACCATTTCGGTTACTGGCAATGTGTTGCGTGACTACCTGACTGACCTGTTCCCGATTTTGGAGCTGGGCACCAGTGCGAAAATGCTGTCTGTTGTTCCTCTCATGAATGGCGGGGGATTGTTCGAAACTGGTGCGGGCGGCTCCGCGCCGAAGCACGTCGAGCAGTTTGTGCAGGAAAATCACCTGCGCTGGGATTCGCTCGGCGAGTTTCTCGCACTTGCAGCATCGTTTGAGCATTACGGTGTTGTTCATAGTAGCGAGCAAGCAAAAGTCCTCGCCGATACACTTGATAAGGCAACCGCTAAATTTCTCGACAATAACAAATCGCCTTCGCGTAAAGTCGGTGAATTAGACAATCGCGGCAGCCATTTCTACCTGGCGCTCTACTGGGCACAGGAGCTGGCGGCGCAGAATGCGGATACAGCGTTACAAAGCCAGTTCACAACGGTTGCCGAAGCAATGTCAGCTGCGGAACAGGCTATTGTCGACGAATTGAACAGCGCACAGGGA of the Teredinibacter turnerae T7901 genome contains:
- a CDS encoding NADP-dependent isocitrate dehydrogenase, whose amino-acid sequence is MSSDKPAIIYTETDEAPALATYSLLPIVQAFAKAAGISVETKDISLSGRVIANFSDYLTADQQQEDALALLGELATKPEANIIKLPNISASVPQLQATIKELQAKGYKLPDYPADPSTEEEKSVKARYDKIKGSAVNPVLREGNSDRRAPASVKQYARKNPHSMGAWESSSKSHVSAMTDGDFYGSEQSVTVDSATTVSIQLVTDAGETLVLKDSLPLQASEIIDSSVLSKTALTAFLAEQIEDAKAQDVLFSLHMKATMMKVSDPIIFGHAVKVFYNSVFDKHAATFAELGVDANNGVGDVYAKIAALPDDKRAEIEADFAALYAERPPLAMVNSDKGITNLHVPSDIIIDASMPAMIRASGQMWGPDGKQKDTKAVIPDRCYAGVYQTTIEFCKQHGAFDPTTMGTVPNVGLMAQKAEEYGSHDKTFEISAAGKVQVVDADGTVLMEHSVEPGDIFRACQVKDAPVQDWVKLAVTRARLSATPAVFWLDEARAHDAQLIEKVKTYLQDHDTDGLDIRILAPVEATQFSLERMKNGEDTISVTGNVLRDYLTDLFPILELGTSAKMLSVVPLMNGGGLFETGAGGSAPKHVEQFVQENHLRWDSLGEFLALAASFEHYGVVHSSEQAKVLADTLDKATAKFLDNNKSPSRKVGELDNRGSHFYLALYWAQELAAQNADTALQSQFTTVAEAMSAAEQAIVDELNSAQGQAVEINGYYKPEPALVSAAMRASKTLNAIVDAI
- a CDS encoding NADH:ubiquinone reductase (Na(+)-transporting) subunit D, whose translation is MKVKELLFKPILDNNPIGLQILGICSALAVTSSMKVTLVMCIALTAVTTCSNFFVSLIRKQIPNNIRIIAQMTVIASLVILVDQILKAVAYDISKQLSVFVGLIITNCIVMGRAEAFAMKNPPLASALDGFGNGLGYSAMLIALAIVRELFGSGSLLGIDILQTVNNGGWYVPNGLLLLPPSAFFLIGLYIWAIRSYKKEQVEKPDFKIAPNTKAREAV
- the sthA gene encoding Si-specific NAD(P)(+) transhydrogenase is translated as MSDFEYDLLVIGAGPAGESAAMAGVKNGLRVGVVEAHNMLGGNCAHRGTIPSKALRNAVKQAIAYHSHPLFRHIHDSQPLTYPRILEAASQVIPKQVELHTEYFTRNRIRVHEGVASFLAKDKVEVIDSQGARDVVAAKDILIATGSRPYRPTDIDFDHPRVYDSDTILEMKHTPRTLIVFGAGVIGCEYASIFSGLGLKVDLINGRERLLSFLDDEISDALSYHLRNNGVMVRHSESHDRLECDDHGVTLYLKSGKRIRADALLWCNGRTGNTDSLNLEKIGLAANHRGQIKVDKAYRTEIENIYAAGDVIGWPSLASASFDQGRSVVAAIQNREVRFVENAPTGIYTIPEISSVGRTESELTAAQIPYEVGRAFFKDTARAQISGEDVGMLKILFHVDTHEILGIHCFGAEASEIVHIGQAIMQQPGEANNISYFATSTFNYPTMAEAYRVAALNGLNRVNRR
- a CDS encoding NUDIX hydrolase, whose protein sequence is MVWHAHVTVATVVEKGGKFLMVQESSAGKTVINQPAGHLEENETLIAAAERETLEETQWEVKVTHLLGTSLYKAPQNGITYFRVSYIAEPFAFREQSPLDSDIECALWLSKEDLLTKEELLRSPMVMRDIERYLAGDRFPLDVHRDFTTK
- the nqrM gene encoding (Na+)-NQR maturation NqrM, whose amino-acid sequence is MIVYFLAFAVLVLVVTGMSVGVIFSNKPIKGSCGGLGAVGIDGECEICGGDIQKCEEEQERQAKESAPAPAAMFYDADKK
- a CDS encoding pseudouridine synthase, which produces MARIILVNKPYNMLSQFTDSENRATLRQLFTDAAAVEGFYPAGRLDYDSEGLLLLTDEGSLQHRISEPKMKLAKTYWVQVEGEPDSEALAQLRGGVDLKDGRTHPAQVKLLETPTLWERTPPVRHRAQIPTSWLELKISEGRNRQVRRMTAAVGHPTLRLIRYAIGSWQLAGLQPGEHRWDEVHLPQSERKKPHGMARTRHRRNRR
- a CDS encoding FAD:protein FMN transferase, translated to MNLVLRFISKSSEARPVLLASLCFFVLVACSKTPDQRVLRLEGRTMGTTYHITAVADPSVTIAEPALQMEIDKDLENFNQVMSTYISDSELSMLNQEPVGTAMVVSQKLFDILTLSRKISVFTEGAFDITVGPLVNLWGFGPDEMEEKAPDAAKIASALATVGYEHVQLDAAHRQVTRLADVYVDLSAIAKGYGADEVAELLHSHGIENYMVEVGGELVLAGNNPAGKPWRIGIEQPTLAKTGVSQAIAIGKGGIATSGDYRNYFEVNGQRFSHTIDPATGRPITHALASITIVAPTSGEADALATAINVMGPEKGYAFAVKHGLPAYFIIRHGDGFVSKSTPEFEQYKVKL
- a CDS encoding Na(+)-translocating NADH-quinone reductase subunit C; the protein is MANNDTIKKTITVALLLCIVCSVVVSTASVVLKPAQEANKRLDFNRNILMAAGMYDSSKSVESQFSSIEVKMVDLNTGKFTSEIDAATFDQRKAAKDPKLSSELSPEEDVANLSRRENFAKVYLVKGGDKGFSTVILPISGYGLWGTLYGFLAVESDGNTIVGLGYYDHKETPGLGAEVDNPRWKALWEGKKIYDEDGDVAISVIKGSVGPNTDDAEHKVDGLSGATLTSVGVDHMMKFWLGSDGYGPFLKNLKAGEA
- the nqrE gene encoding NADH:ubiquinone reductase (Na(+)-transporting) subunit E produces the protein MADLIALFVRSVFIENMALAFFLGMCTFLAVSKKVDAAIGLGVAVVVVQTVTVPVNNLLYTYFLADGALAWAGLPNVDLSFLGLITYIGVIAALVQIMEMFLDRYVPALYNALGVFLPLITVNCAIMGGSLFMVERDYNFAESVVFGTGSGFGWALAITALAGIREKMKYSDVPEGLQGLGITFIVVGLMSLGFMSFGGISL
- the nqrF gene encoding NADH:ubiquinone reductase (Na(+)-transporting) subunit F — its product is MNIEIILGVVMFTVVVLALVGIILSARAKLVASGDVNILINGEKTITTPAGGKLLQTLAANNIFLASACGGGGTCAQCKCKVFEGGGSMLPTEESHFTRRDERDGWRLSCQVAVKQDMKIEVDEEVFGVKQWECTVESNPNVATFIKELTLRLPEGENVDFRAGGYVQLECPPHHVKFSDFEIDEEYRGDWEHFGFFKLESKVNEPVIRAYSMANYPEEKGVVKFNIRIATPPPRTQGLPPGKMSSYVFGLKPGDKITVYGPFGEFFAKDTNNEMVFIGGGAGMAPMRSHIFDQLRRLKTDRKMSFWYGARSLREMFYAEEYDQLASENENFVWHVALSDPQPEDNWEGYTGFIHNVLYENYLKDHPAPEDCEFYMCGPPMMNAAVIKMLKDLGVEDENILLDDFGG